The Puniceicoccus vermicola genome segment AACATCCTGTGGATCGTAAGCTTTGGGAATTTCAGCCATAATAAAAAGCGATCTAGCCTAGCTCCCGGAACAGGAAATCCAAGTGATTTCCTCGCCAATTTCATCGGCCGAATATTTCAAAATTCGGCCCCTTCGCAAATTCCTCACGATTTCTTCTCGACTCCGACCCCTAAAAACCCTTTTTCTCCTCCTTTCAGCAACCTAGCCCAGGTGGCGGAATTGGCAGACGCGATAGACTCAAAATCTGTTTCCCTTTGGGAGTGTGGGTTCGATTCCCACCCTGGGCACCAGCTGATTGCCAGAGACCAGTAAGATTTCAAAGCCCTCTTTTCGGAGGGCTTTTTTCATGCTCCCTGCCTGAGATGTGGGGTTACGGGTTTTCCGCGGGGAGTTGTCTGAGAGGCAGCGTCGACTGGTGAGGAGCTTCCCCCATTTCAGCTCGGCTTCGCTGAGACCGCTCCAACGGGCGAGAGCTGGAAGCTCACGCTACTTTCACGGTTCGTCGGGGTTCCCGCCGAAACTCCGAAGCCACATCCAAAATCGTACCGTGCAGCTTTAGCAAACGGTCTCCCTGGGGACACGGGGCGGAGAGGCAGCGAAATGGGCGCAGCTGAAGCTGCGGCCCTACTTTTCGTCACCGCTCAACTTCGGCTGCGCGGTCCCCTTCTGACGGGCGGAGAGGCAACGCCGGCTGCTGAAGAGCTTCCCCAATTTCAGCTCGGCTTCGCTGAGACCGCTCCAACGGGCGAGAGCTGGAAGCTCACGCTACTTTCACGTTTCGGCGTGGTTCCCGCCGAAACTCCGAAGCCATATCCAAAATCGTACCGTGCAGCTTCAGCAAACGGTCTCACTGGGGACACGGGGCGGAGGGGCAGTGAAATGGGCGCAGCTGAAGCTGCGGCCCTACTTTTCGTCACCGCTCAGCTGCAGCGGCCCCTTCTGGCCGGCGGAGAGGCAACTTCGGCAGCTTAAGCAGCCGGTCCCGGTTCACCTTGATCGTTATTCGATTGGTTTCGGTGCACGAAGTTTCACGGCTGTCAGCCCCAGAAGAGTATCGCTCCCATGGAGATCAATGCGGTGGGGATCCAGAGGGCTACTCCTTGCGCTACCGGGCGCCAGCCTACTTTTTTGAGGATTTGAGGGCTGAGTCCGGTTCCGATGAGGAAGAGAGCTACACTCAGGGTGCGCTGGCTACCGTGGAAGATCATTTGCTCAACGGCCTCGCCTTGAGGCCCGAGCCAGGCGATCGTGGCCATCGCCAGGAATCCGAGAATGAACCAAGGCATGGCTGCCTTGCGGTTGCTGTCCCCGTCTTCGGCTTCGGCTCCGGCCTTTTTCCGGCGATTCCGCACATAGGCAATCGCAAAGACCACTGGCACGATCCACAACGAGCGGGCAAGTTTTACGGTTGTGGCCAGAACCAAGGCTTCCGGACCGTAGGCCAGCCCCGCGCCGACGACCGAACTCGTGTCATGAATGGCGAGTGCCGCCCACCACCCGAATTGGACCTGAGTGAGACCGAAGAGGTGTCCTACAAACGGAAAAAGGAAGAGCGCGATCGCGTTGAGGAGGAAAACCACGCCAATCGCGGTTGCCGTATGGTGAGAACGCGGGCGTAAAACTCCCGAAACTGCCGCGATGGCGCTTCCCCCGCAAATGGCCGTACCGACACTGATGAGGACGCCTGTCTCTCCGGGAACTTTGAACAGCTTTGCCAATCCGATTCCTCCAAGGACAATGACGGTAATCGAAACCAGGGTCACCCCCATCCCATCGATTCCCGCCCGCGCTACGGTTGGGAGGTCAATTCCCGCTCCCAGACCAATGATGGACAGCTGCAACAAACGATGGGCCCAGCCTGTCCAGCGGATTGGATCGCGATTGGCCCCAATCTGGGCAACGAGAATCCCGAGAAGAAGTGAAAGCGCGCCGGTCGCCCCGAAGACAAGCACCCACATCGCCCCGAAAGGAATCATCCACGCCATCGTTCTCTCCTTCACCAATAATCGATCCATGAACGAGAGAATACACTGGAGGAGACGAAGAAGGGTAATCAACGTTTTCGATTTACCATCATTGATTTCTATACATACATAATTCCGGTATGACGACGCAGCTCCCCCGACTGGATCCCGAATGGCTGACCACCTTCCTTGCCATCTCCGAGCACGGCGGGGTTTTGGCCGCCTCACGGGCTCTGCACCTTTCTCAACCTGCTCTTTCCGCCAGGATTCAACGACTGGAGGATGCGGTCGGCCAGAGCCTCTTTCACCGCACCAGCCAAGGGATGACCCTCACGGATGCCGGAAAACGGCTTCTACCCGTAGCCCGGAAGCTCCCGACTCTCCTTCGTGAAGCGCTGGAGACCGTCGACCCCGAAAACACCCTACCGCAAACGGCGCCCCTTCGGCTCTCTGCCAGCTCAACCCTCTCCGATTTTGTCTTCCCCACCCTGATCGCCGAATACGCACGCACCCACGCGATCGCCGGCGTGGAACTGCGCTCAGGCAATACGGATGAAGTTTTGGCCGCGGTCCGGAGTGGTCGAGTCAACCTTGGCGCAGTGGAGGGACTCACCCGCGCGGCCGGACTCCACCTCGAGCCATTTCTCCACGACGAGATCGTTCCCGTCTATTCGCCCGAACACTTATCCAGTGAACTGATTCCCACGGTATCCAAAGCGGTCTCTCTTGAGACGTTACGCCAGCTCCCTTTGCTTTGGAGAGAGTACGGATCAGGGACCCGGCGGGTCATTGAGGATACCCTGAGCCATTCCGGAATCCGCATCCAAACCTTGAAGCCGCAATATGTTTTCGGGAGCACGATGGCTCTCAAGAACGCAGCGCTGGCGGGCCTGGGCATCGCATTTCTCCCGCGGCGGATTCTGCAACAGGAGCTCGCCTTGCACCGACTTTCCATCATGAACACCAAGGGCCTGGAGATTCGACGAACGTTCAGCTGGGTTCTCCCCTCCGGAGATCTTCCACCAGAGCTGCATTCGTTCTATCAGTGGGTTCTCGCCCACTTCCACCAAGACGCCA includes the following:
- a CDS encoding LysR family transcriptional regulator — protein: MTTQLPRLDPEWLTTFLAISEHGGVLAASRALHLSQPALSARIQRLEDAVGQSLFHRTSQGMTLTDAGKRLLPVARKLPTLLREALETVDPENTLPQTAPLRLSASSTLSDFVFPTLIAEYARTHAIAGVELRSGNTDEVLAAVRSGRVNLGAVEGLTRAAGLHLEPFLHDEIVPVYSPEHLSSELIPTVSKAVSLETLRQLPLLWREYGSGTRRVIEDTLSHSGIRIQTLKPQYVFGSTMALKNAALAGLGIAFLPRRILQQELALHRLSIMNTKGLEIRRTFSWVLPSGDLPPELHSFYQWVLAHFHQDANV
- a CDS encoding YeiH family protein is translated as MDRLLVKERTMAWMIPFGAMWVLVFGATGALSLLLGILVAQIGANRDPIRWTGWAHRLLQLSIIGLGAGIDLPTVARAGIDGMGVTLVSITVIVLGGIGLAKLFKVPGETGVLISVGTAICGGSAIAAVSGVLRPRSHHTATAIGVVFLLNAIALFLFPFVGHLFGLTQVQFGWWAALAIHDTSSVVGAGLAYGPEALVLATTVKLARSLWIVPVVFAIAYVRNRRKKAGAEAEDGDSNRKAAMPWFILGFLAMATIAWLGPQGEAVEQMIFHGSQRTLSVALFLIGTGLSPQILKKVGWRPVAQGVALWIPTALISMGAILFWG